A DNA window from Streptomyces parvus contains the following coding sequences:
- the secA gene encoding preprotein translocase subunit SecA gives MSVFNKLMRAGEGKILRKLHRIADQVSSIEEDFVNLSDAELRALTDEYKERYADGESLDDLLPEAFATVREAAKRVLGQRHYDVQIMGGAALHLGYVAEMKTGEGKTLVGTLPTYLNALSGKGVHLITVNDYLAQRDSELMGRVHKFLGLSVGCIVANMTPAQRREQYACDITYGTNNEFGFDYLRDNMAWSKDELVQRGHNFAVVDEVDSILVDEARTPLIISGPADQATKWYGDFAKLVTRLTKGEAGNQLKGIEETGDYEVDEKKRTVAIHESGVAKVEDWLGIDNLYESVNTPLVGYLNNAIKAKELFKKDKDYVVIDGEVMIVDEHTGRILAGRRYNEGMHQAIEAKEGVDIKDENQTLATITLQNFFRLYDKLSGMTGTAMTEAAEFHQIYKLGVVPIPTNRPMVRADQSDLIYRTEVAKFAAVVDDIAEKHEKGQPILVGTTSVEKSEYLSQQLSKRGVQHEVLNAKQHDREATIVAQAGRKGAVTVATNMAGRGTDIKLGGNPDDLAEAELRQRGLDPVENVEEWAAALPAALEAAEQAVKAEFEEVKELGGLYVLGTERHESRRIDNQLRGRSGRQGDPGESRFYLSLGDDLMRLFKAQMVERVMSMANVPDDVPIENKMVTRAIASAQSQVEQQNFETRKNVLKYDEVLNRQREVIYGERRRVLEGEDLQEQIRHFMDDTIDDYIRQETAEGFAEEWDLDRLWGAFKQLYPVKVTVEELEEAAGDLAGVTAEFIAESVKNDIHEQYEERENTLGSDIMRELERRVVLSVLDRKWREHLYEMDYLQEGIGLRAMAQKDPLVEYQREGFDMFNAMMEGIKEESVGYLFNLEVQVEQQVEEVPVQDGAERPSLEKEGAAAPQIRAKGLEAPQRPDRLHFSAPTVDGEGGVVEGDFTNDDSVPSGASDGMTRAERRKAQKSGGGGRRRKK, from the coding sequence GTGTCCGTCTTCAACAAGCTCATGCGTGCAGGCGAAGGCAAGATCCTGCGCAAACTGCACCGCATCGCGGACCAGGTCAGCTCCATCGAAGAGGACTTCGTCAACCTCTCCGACGCCGAGCTGCGGGCGCTCACCGACGAGTACAAGGAACGGTACGCGGACGGCGAGAGCCTGGACGACCTGCTTCCCGAAGCGTTCGCCACGGTCCGCGAAGCCGCCAAGCGTGTCCTCGGGCAGCGCCACTACGACGTACAGATCATGGGTGGAGCCGCCCTGCACCTCGGCTATGTGGCCGAGATGAAGACCGGTGAGGGCAAGACCCTCGTCGGCACCCTGCCCACGTATCTGAACGCGCTCTCGGGCAAGGGCGTGCACCTGATCACGGTCAACGACTACCTCGCCCAGCGTGACTCCGAGCTGATGGGCCGGGTCCACAAGTTCCTGGGTCTGTCCGTCGGTTGCATCGTCGCCAACATGACCCCGGCCCAGCGCCGCGAGCAGTACGCCTGCGACATCACGTACGGCACGAACAACGAGTTCGGCTTCGACTACCTCCGCGACAACATGGCGTGGTCCAAGGACGAGCTCGTCCAGCGCGGCCACAACTTCGCCGTGGTCGACGAGGTCGACTCCATCCTGGTCGACGAGGCGCGTACGCCGCTGATCATCTCCGGCCCGGCCGACCAGGCCACCAAGTGGTACGGCGACTTCGCCAAGCTGGTCACCCGCCTCACCAAGGGCGAGGCGGGCAACCAGCTCAAGGGCATCGAGGAGACCGGCGACTACGAGGTCGACGAGAAGAAGCGGACCGTGGCCATCCATGAGTCCGGCGTCGCCAAGGTCGAGGACTGGCTCGGCATCGACAACCTCTACGAGTCGGTGAACACCCCGCTCGTCGGTTATCTGAACAACGCCATCAAGGCGAAGGAACTGTTCAAGAAGGACAAGGACTACGTCGTCATCGACGGCGAAGTCATGATCGTCGACGAGCACACCGGCCGTATCCTCGCCGGCCGCCGCTACAACGAGGGCATGCACCAGGCGATCGAGGCGAAGGAAGGGGTGGACATCAAGGACGAGAACCAGACCCTCGCCACGATCACCCTGCAGAACTTCTTCCGCCTCTACGACAAGCTCTCCGGCATGACCGGTACGGCGATGACCGAGGCCGCCGAGTTCCACCAGATCTACAAGCTCGGCGTGGTGCCGATCCCGACGAACCGGCCGATGGTCCGCGCCGACCAGTCGGACCTGATCTACCGCACCGAGGTCGCGAAGTTCGCCGCGGTCGTCGACGACATCGCCGAGAAGCACGAGAAGGGCCAGCCGATCCTCGTCGGCACCACCTCGGTCGAGAAGTCCGAGTACCTCTCGCAGCAGCTCTCCAAGCGCGGCGTCCAGCACGAGGTCCTCAACGCCAAGCAGCACGACCGGGAGGCGACGATCGTCGCCCAGGCGGGCCGCAAGGGCGCCGTCACCGTCGCGACGAACATGGCCGGACGAGGCACCGACATCAAGCTCGGCGGCAACCCGGACGACCTCGCCGAGGCGGAGCTGCGCCAGCGCGGCCTCGACCCGGTGGAGAACGTCGAGGAGTGGGCGGCCGCGCTGCCCGCCGCGCTGGAGGCGGCCGAGCAGGCCGTGAAGGCGGAGTTCGAAGAGGTCAAGGAGCTCGGCGGGCTCTACGTGCTGGGCACCGAGCGCCACGAGTCGCGCCGTATCGACAACCAGCTGCGCGGTCGTTCCGGCCGTCAGGGCGACCCGGGCGAGTCCCGCTTCTACCTGTCGCTGGGCGACGACCTGATGCGCCTGTTCAAGGCCCAGATGGTCGAGCGCGTCATGTCGATGGCGAACGTCCCGGACGACGTCCCGATCGAGAACAAGATGGTCACCCGCGCCATCGCCTCCGCCCAGTCGCAGGTCGAGCAGCAGAACTTCGAGACGCGTAAGAACGTCCTGAAGTACGACGAGGTGCTCAACCGGCAGCGCGAGGTCATCTACGGCGAGCGCCGCCGCGTTCTGGAGGGAGAGGACCTCCAGGAGCAGATCCGGCACTTCATGGACGACACGATCGACGACTACATCCGGCAGGAGACCGCCGAGGGCTTCGCCGAGGAGTGGGACCTGGACCGGCTGTGGGGCGCCTTCAAGCAGCTCTACCCGGTGAAGGTCACCGTCGAGGAGCTGGAGGAGGCGGCCGGGGACCTGGCGGGCGTCACCGCCGAGTTCATCGCCGAGTCGGTCAAGAACGACATCCACGAGCAGTACGAGGAGCGCGAGAACACCCTCGGCTCCGACATCATGCGTGAGCTGGAGCGCCGCGTCGTCCTCTCGGTGCTCGACCGCAAGTGGCGCGAGCACCTCTACGAGATGGACTACCTCCAGGAGGGCATCGGCCTGCGCGCGATGGCGCAGAAGGACCCGCTGGTCGAGTACCAGCGCGAGGGCTTCGACATGTTCAACGCCATGATGGAGGGCATCAAGGAGGAGTCCGTCGGCTACCTGTTCAACCTGGAGGTCCAGGTCGAGCAGCAGGTCGAGGAGGTTCCGGTGCAGGACGGTGCCGAGCGTCCCTCCCTGGAGAAGGAGGGCGCCGCCGCCCCGCAGATCCGTGCCAAGGGCCTGGAGGCCCCGCAGCGGCCGGACCGGCTCCACTTCTCCGCTCCCACGGTGGACGGCGAGGGCGGTGTCGTCGAGGGCGACTTCACCAACGACGACAGTGTGCCGTCCGGTGCCTCGGACGGCATGACGCGTGCGGAGCGCCGCAAGGCCCAGAAGAGCGGTGGCGGCGGTCGCCGCCGCAAGAAGTAG
- a CDS encoding winged helix-turn-helix domain-containing protein, with the protein MTPVPPPAVELSADQARRIALRAQGFLGAPDRRAGVPGVLRHLGAVQLDTISVLARSHELIPYARLGPVGRRTVEEAYWSGGRTFEYWSHAACILPVEEWPHFAFRRRAYRSRPHWHHDLPDGVYDTVIKQLRDEGPLTATELGGAKNGGEWWDWSASKVAVERALMYGEVVCTERRGWKRIYDLAERAIPDALLHDELSDAECRRRLVALAGRSLGVGTRSDIADYHRLRGEEFDAVVADSGLVPVVVEGWTKPAWADPEALAKEPRGRHRTTLLSPFDSLIWERARTERIFDFTHRLEAYVPKQKRIHGYFAMPLLAGGKLQGRVDPAREGSTLVAKQASLAGPKAVAPMAEALVEAAAWVGCTDIRVDRVDAPELREPLRTEIGHAFRRAGR; encoded by the coding sequence ATGACGCCTGTGCCTCCTCCCGCAGTCGAACTCTCCGCCGACCAGGCCCGCCGCATAGCCCTGCGCGCCCAGGGCTTCCTGGGGGCCCCGGACCGCCGGGCAGGGGTGCCGGGGGTGCTGCGCCATCTCGGCGCGGTCCAGCTGGACACGATCTCGGTGCTGGCCCGCTCGCACGAGCTGATCCCCTACGCCCGGCTCGGCCCGGTGGGCCGCCGGACGGTGGAGGAGGCGTATTGGTCGGGCGGTCGCACCTTCGAGTACTGGTCGCACGCCGCGTGCATCCTGCCCGTCGAGGAGTGGCCGCACTTCGCGTTCCGCCGCCGCGCCTACCGCTCCCGCCCGCACTGGCACCACGATCTGCCCGACGGTGTGTACGACACCGTGATCAAGCAGCTGCGCGACGAGGGCCCGCTGACGGCCACCGAGCTGGGCGGCGCGAAGAATGGCGGCGAGTGGTGGGACTGGTCGGCGTCCAAGGTCGCCGTCGAGCGGGCGCTGATGTACGGCGAGGTGGTGTGCACCGAGCGGCGCGGCTGGAAGCGGATCTACGACCTGGCCGAGCGGGCCATTCCGGACGCCCTGCTGCACGACGAGCTGAGCGACGCCGAGTGCCGGCGGCGGCTGGTCGCGCTGGCGGGCAGGTCCCTGGGCGTCGGCACCCGCAGCGACATCGCGGACTACCACCGGCTGAGGGGCGAGGAGTTCGACGCCGTGGTGGCGGACTCGGGGCTGGTCCCGGTCGTGGTGGAGGGCTGGACGAAGCCCGCCTGGGCGGACCCGGAGGCCCTGGCCAAGGAGCCGCGCGGCCGCCACCGTACGACGCTGCTGTCGCCGTTCGACTCCCTGATCTGGGAGCGGGCGCGCACGGAGCGGATCTTCGACTTCACCCATCGGCTGGAGGCCTACGTGCCCAAGCAGAAGCGGATCCACGGCTATTTCGCGATGCCGCTGCTGGCGGGCGGAAAGCTCCAGGGCCGGGTCGACCCGGCCCGCGAGGGCAGCACGCTGGTCGCCAAGCAGGCGTCCTTGGCCGGTCCGAAGGCGGTGGCCCCGATGGCCGAGGCGCTGGTGGAGGCGGCGGCCTGGGTGGGCTGCACGGACATCCGGGTCGACCGGGTGGACGCGCCGGAGCTGCGCGAGCCGCTCCGGACGGAGATCGGCCACGCGTTCCGGCGCGCCGGTCGCTGA
- a CDS encoding GNAT family N-acetyltransferase — MEPITLTTERLVLRPFGPQDTQRVHAACQDPDIQRWTVIPSPYRLTDAELFTTKLAPAGWQDDSAYGFALTLRGTGTLVGALGIDRRSRPGTYEVGYWSAKEHRGHGYVTEAVLGSARWAFASLGADRLEWRAEIGNLASRAVALRAGFRLEGEQRSGLLNKGVRRDAWTAALLPSDLGLAGTHPYVPGRPAPRPA; from the coding sequence ATGGAGCCGATCACCCTCACCACGGAACGCCTGGTCCTGCGGCCTTTCGGCCCGCAGGACACCCAGCGGGTGCACGCCGCCTGCCAGGACCCGGACATCCAGCGCTGGACGGTGATCCCCTCCCCGTACCGCCTCACCGACGCGGAACTGTTCACCACGAAGCTCGCCCCGGCGGGCTGGCAGGACGACTCCGCCTACGGCTTCGCCCTGACCCTGCGGGGGACCGGGACGCTCGTCGGAGCGCTCGGTATCGACCGTCGCAGCCGTCCGGGGACGTACGAGGTGGGCTACTGGTCCGCAAAGGAGCACCGCGGCCACGGCTACGTCACCGAGGCGGTGCTCGGCTCCGCCCGCTGGGCCTTCGCCTCGCTCGGAGCGGACCGGCTGGAGTGGCGGGCCGAGATCGGCAATCTCGCCTCGCGGGCCGTCGCCCTGCGGGCGGGGTTCCGGCTTGAGGGCGAACAACGGTCCGGGCTGCTCAACAAAGGCGTGCGGCGCGACGCCTGGACGGCGGCCCTGCTCCCGTCCGACCTCGGGCTCGCGGGTACCCACCCGTACGTCCCCGGGCGGCCCGCGCCCCGGCCCGCCTGA